A DNA window from Stutzerimonas stutzeri contains the following coding sequences:
- a CDS encoding aminoglycoside phosphotransferase family protein, which produces MPHQDQRLLDLNVWLDQQLPEVFARCGWGEVPAAQLTAASSDASFRRYFRWQGGERSLIVMDAPPPQEDCRPFVKVAQMLDEAGVHVPQVLAADLERGFLLLTDLGRQTYLDVIDQTNANELFDDAIEALLKFQLQPVSQPVPAYDEALLRRELQLFPEWYVQRHLGHAFTEAQQAAWERICQLLIDSALAQPRVLVHRDYMPRNLMISEPNPGVLDFQDAVLGPVSYDITSLFKDAFLSWPEAQVQQWLEGYWRKARAAGVTLPDSLDEFLRASDLMGLQRHLKVIGIFARICHRDGKPRYLADVPRFFAYIEAVLARRPELAELQQLLSELPQAPQA; this is translated from the coding sequence ATGCCGCATCAAGATCAACGTCTGCTGGACCTGAACGTCTGGCTGGACCAGCAACTACCTGAAGTCTTCGCCCGTTGCGGCTGGGGCGAAGTGCCGGCTGCACAGCTCACCGCGGCTAGCAGCGACGCGAGTTTTCGCCGTTACTTCCGTTGGCAGGGCGGCGAGCGCAGCCTGATCGTGATGGACGCGCCGCCGCCTCAGGAAGATTGCCGTCCGTTCGTCAAGGTCGCGCAGATGCTGGATGAAGCTGGCGTGCATGTACCGCAGGTGCTGGCGGCCGACCTCGAACGAGGCTTTCTGCTGCTCACCGACCTGGGCCGCCAGACCTATCTGGATGTGATCGATCAGACTAACGCCAACGAGCTGTTCGATGATGCCATTGAGGCGCTGCTGAAATTCCAGCTGCAGCCGGTCTCCCAGCCGGTGCCGGCCTATGATGAAGCGTTGCTGCGTCGCGAACTGCAGCTTTTTCCCGAATGGTATGTGCAGCGACACCTAGGCCATGCCTTCACCGAAGCGCAGCAGGCTGCCTGGGAGCGCATCTGCCAATTGTTGATCGACTCGGCACTGGCGCAGCCGCGGGTGCTGGTGCACCGCGACTACATGCCGCGCAACCTGATGATCAGCGAACCCAATCCCGGCGTGCTGGATTTCCAGGATGCGGTGCTCGGCCCGGTCAGCTATGACATCACCTCGCTGTTCAAGGATGCCTTCCTCAGCTGGCCCGAGGCACAGGTGCAGCAGTGGCTGGAAGGCTACTGGCGCAAGGCGCGTGCCGCTGGCGTGACGCTTCCCGATTCGCTTGATGAGTTCCTGCGTGCCAGTGACCTGATGGGACTGCAGCGGCACCTGAAGGTAATCGGCATCTTCGCGCGGATCTGCCACCGCGACGGCAAACCACGTTATCTGGCCGACGTACCGCGCTTCTTCGCGTATATCGAGGCCGTGCTGGCACGCAGGCCAGAGCTGGCCGAACTGCAACAGCTACTCAGTGAGCTACCGCAGGCGCCGCAAGCATGA
- a CDS encoding LPS-assembly protein LptD: MAVKYPAFRKKFPLLVTGGLLALQPVAVPFVFAAEQFACQPDASGGWNCASNAPSQTLPPRPAQSGSVASTPSSSKSTTAQAPTATTKLVTESKGRALASRSADFSHLDWVPREQLTPAQLAETGPYCAGAYVEPDRPGKFDTTPMSEAPTYVSAKATRYEQEQEVATLAGEVVLRQGSIQVEADEASLHQLENRGELTGNVRFRDRDALLVGDRAEIFLDSGEAKVENAEYVVHSGKVRGSAQYAKREETAIIRLKDGTYTSCEPGENTWHLRGNNVTLNPATGFGSATNVTLRVKDIPVFYTPYIHFPIDDRRQSGFLAPSIGSSSDNGISVQTPYYFNLAPNFDATLYPHLMTERGLLMEGEFRYLTRSSEGQFGAAYLDDSNDDRKLQSEYEDQRWMYSWQNRTGLDSRWLAEVDYTDISDPYYFQDLSTNLDISQPDHLDQRGTLTYRGDTYTARLNMHAYERATVADISPYERLPQLTLDGRLPFQPGGLNFAYKTEFVSFQRSLRSGNFINEDGNPEQWYDDRLQGLTRAEGERLHLEPGVSLPMNWSWGFVNPSLKYAYTQYDLDLDGRGQNTLADYESFDSSQNRSVPIFSVDSGLYFDRDTQWFGKDYRQTLEPRLFYLYVPEEDQDDIPIFDTGESSFSYSSLWRENRFSGKDRIGDANQVSLGVTSRWVEPNGFERQRFSIGQAFYFEDRKVQLRGIDYRTRSNATSDVSPYALEYMYRYNRDWRFTSTFNWDPDSHSTRSGSAMWHYQPEENPGKIINLGYRYRNDTMRFDQASGEWTYGGDYGTPDSPEYIKDYYKINQHDFSVIWPVVPQWSVIARWQHDYSRSRTLEAFGGFEYDSCCWKLRLINRYWVDYDETSLNPDRNDEPDRGIFLQIVLKGLGGVVGNGTETFLDEGIQGYREREDQAF; this comes from the coding sequence ATGGCAGTCAAATACCCCGCGTTTCGTAAAAAATTCCCTCTACTGGTTACTGGCGGTCTGCTTGCATTGCAACCGGTAGCTGTACCTTTTGTCTTCGCAGCCGAACAGTTTGCCTGCCAACCCGATGCGTCCGGTGGCTGGAATTGCGCCTCCAACGCGCCGAGCCAGACACTCCCGCCGCGCCCAGCGCAGAGCGGCAGCGTTGCGAGCACGCCGAGCAGCAGCAAGTCGACAACCGCGCAGGCGCCGACCGCTACCACCAAGCTGGTCACCGAAAGCAAGGGCCGCGCGCTCGCCTCGCGCAGCGCCGACTTCAGCCACCTCGACTGGGTACCGCGTGAACAGCTGACCCCAGCCCAGCTCGCCGAAACCGGCCCTTACTGTGCAGGCGCCTATGTCGAGCCGGATCGTCCGGGCAAGTTCGACACCACGCCGATGAGCGAAGCGCCGACCTATGTGTCGGCCAAAGCGACCCGCTACGAGCAAGAGCAGGAAGTCGCCACCCTTGCCGGTGAGGTGGTCCTGCGACAGGGCAGCATCCAGGTCGAGGCAGACGAAGCCAGCCTGCACCAGCTGGAAAATCGTGGCGAGCTGACCGGCAACGTCCGCTTCCGCGACCGCGATGCACTGCTGGTCGGTGACCGCGCCGAGATATTCCTCGACAGCGGTGAAGCCAAGGTGGAAAACGCCGAGTACGTCGTGCACTCCGGCAAGGTCCGCGGCAGCGCGCAGTACGCCAAGCGCGAAGAAACCGCGATCATCCGTCTTAAAGATGGCACCTACACCAGCTGCGAGCCGGGCGAGAACACCTGGCACCTTCGCGGTAACAACGTCACGCTGAACCCGGCCACCGGCTTCGGCTCGGCGACCAACGTCACGCTGCGGGTCAAGGATATTCCGGTGTTCTACACACCTTATATTCACTTCCCCATCGATGACCGCCGCCAGTCGGGCTTCCTCGCACCGAGCATCGGTTCGTCTAGCGACAACGGCATCTCGGTGCAAACGCCCTACTATTTCAACCTGGCGCCAAACTTCGACGCCACGCTGTATCCGCATTTGATGACCGAGCGTGGCCTGCTGATGGAAGGCGAGTTCCGCTACCTGACGCGCAGCAGCGAAGGTCAATTTGGCGCGGCCTACCTGGATGACAGCAACGACGATCGCAAGCTGCAATCCGAGTACGAAGACCAGCGCTGGATGTACAGCTGGCAGAACCGTACCGGGCTGGACTCGCGCTGGCTCGCCGAGGTGGATTACACCGATATCAGCGACCCGTATTATTTCCAGGACCTGAGTACCAATCTGGACATTAGCCAACCTGATCACCTCGATCAGCGCGGCACGCTTACTTACCGCGGCGACACCTACACCGCGCGCCTGAACATGCACGCCTATGAGCGCGCTACCGTCGCCGATATCTCGCCGTACGAACGCTTGCCACAGCTGACCCTGGACGGACGCCTGCCCTTCCAGCCGGGCGGCCTGAACTTCGCCTACAAGACCGAGTTCGTCAGCTTCCAGCGCAGCCTGCGCAGTGGAAACTTCATCAACGAGGATGGCAATCCAGAACAGTGGTACGACGATCGCCTCCAGGGCCTGACACGCGCCGAAGGCGAGCGTCTCCATCTCGAGCCCGGCGTAAGCCTCCCGATGAACTGGTCATGGGGTTTCGTCAATCCATCGTTGAAATATGCGTACACCCAGTACGACCTCGATCTGGATGGGCGTGGCCAAAATACCCTGGCTGATTATGAGTCTTTCGATAGCAGCCAGAACCGCAGCGTCCCTATCTTCAGCGTCGACAGTGGCCTGTACTTCGATCGTGACACTCAGTGGTTCGGCAAGGACTATCGCCAGACGCTCGAGCCGCGCCTGTTCTACCTCTACGTTCCGGAAGAAGATCAGGACGACATCCCAATCTTTGATACAGGCGAAAGCAGCTTCAGCTATTCCTCGCTGTGGCGCGAAAACCGTTTCTCCGGCAAGGATCGCATCGGCGACGCCAATCAGGTTTCGCTCGGCGTCACCAGCCGCTGGGTCGAGCCCAACGGTTTCGAGCGCCAGCGCTTCAGCATCGGCCAGGCGTTCTATTTCGAGGATCGCAAGGTGCAGCTGCGTGGTATTGATTACCGCACCCGCTCCAACGCCACCTCCGATGTATCGCCGTACGCGCTGGAGTACATGTACCGCTACAACCGCGACTGGCGCTTCACCTCGACCTTCAACTGGGATCCGGACAGCCACAGCACTCGCTCTGGCAGCGCTATGTGGCATTACCAGCCGGAAGAAAACCCAGGCAAGATCATCAACCTCGGCTATCGCTATCGCAACGACACCATGCGTTTCGACCAGGCGAGCGGCGAGTGGACCTACGGTGGCGATTACGGCACGCCAGACTCGCCGGAATACATCAAGGACTACTACAAGATCAACCAGCATGACTTCTCCGTCATCTGGCCGGTCGTCCCGCAGTGGAGCGTCATTGCCCGCTGGCAGCATGACTACAGCCGCAGCCGCACGCTGGAGGCCTTCGGTGGCTTCGAGTACGACAGTTGCTGCTGGAAATTGCGCCTGATCAATCGCTACTGGGTCGACTACGACGAGACCAGCCTCAACCCTGACCGCAACGACGAGCCGGACCGCGGGATCTTCCTGCAGATCGTGCTCAAAGGGCTCGGCGGCGTAGTCGGCAATGGGACCGAAACTTTCCTCGACGAAGGCATTCAAGGCTACCGTGAACGTGAAGATCAAGCTTTCTGA
- a CDS encoding peptidylprolyl isomerase has translation MKIKLSEVLRPLALGALLLSGATLAPAALAQVQPLNRVVAIVDNDVIMQSQLQQRIREVQQTIEKRGADAPPMDVLQQQVLERLITENLQLQIGDRSGIRIADEELNQAMGTIAQRNNMSLEQFREALSRDGLSLESAREQIRREMVISRVRQRRVAERIQVSNQEVQNFLASDLGKLQLSEEYHLGNILIAVPEAADSATIQAAERTAMDTYQQLQQGADFARLAVSRSGSENALEGGDMGWRKAAQLPPPFDTAVRELSVGEVTEPVRTPPGFIMLKLLDKRGGETQVRDEVHVRHILIKPSAIRSEEEARLLVQRLRDRINAGEDFAQLAKSFSEDPGSALNGGDLNWIDPASLVPEFREVMANTASGELSQVFKSPYGWHILEVLGRRATDASEQFREQQALTLLRNRKYDEELQAWLRQIRDEAYVEIKL, from the coding sequence GTGAAGATCAAGCTTTCTGAAGTACTGCGCCCGCTCGCGCTCGGCGCTCTGCTGCTGAGCGGTGCGACCCTCGCGCCTGCGGCACTGGCCCAGGTTCAACCACTGAATCGCGTGGTGGCGATCGTCGATAACGACGTCATCATGCAGAGCCAGCTGCAGCAGCGGATTCGTGAAGTCCAGCAGACCATCGAGAAACGTGGCGCCGATGCGCCTCCGATGGACGTGCTGCAACAGCAGGTGCTGGAGCGTCTGATCACCGAAAACCTGCAGCTGCAGATCGGCGATCGTTCCGGTATTCGCATCGCGGACGAGGAGCTCAATCAGGCCATGGGCACCATTGCCCAGCGCAACAACATGTCGCTGGAGCAGTTCCGCGAAGCGTTGTCGCGTGATGGCCTGAGCCTTGAGAGCGCCCGCGAGCAGATTCGCCGCGAGATGGTTATCAGCCGTGTACGCCAGCGTCGTGTGGCCGAGCGAATCCAGGTGTCCAACCAGGAGGTGCAGAACTTCCTGGCCTCCGACCTCGGCAAGCTGCAACTGTCCGAGGAGTATCACCTGGGCAATATCCTCATCGCCGTCCCGGAAGCGGCGGATTCGGCGACCATCCAGGCCGCCGAACGTACGGCGATGGACACCTATCAACAACTGCAGCAGGGCGCGGACTTTGCCCGTCTTGCCGTGTCTCGCTCCGGAAGCGAGAACGCGTTGGAAGGCGGCGACATGGGCTGGCGCAAGGCCGCTCAGCTGCCACCTCCGTTCGATACCGCAGTACGCGAACTGTCGGTCGGCGAGGTAACCGAGCCGGTCCGCACACCGCCGGGCTTCATCATGCTCAAGCTGCTGGACAAGCGTGGTGGCGAGACGCAGGTGCGTGACGAAGTGCATGTCCGGCATATCCTGATCAAGCCCAGCGCGATCCGCAGTGAAGAGGAAGCGCGCCTGCTGGTGCAGCGCCTGCGCGACCGCATCAATGCTGGCGAAGACTTCGCCCAGCTGGCGAAGAGCTTCTCCGAAGATCCTGGCTCAGCGCTCAATGGCGGCGATTTGAACTGGATCGACCCGGCCTCGCTGGTTCCTGAATTCCGCGAAGTCATGGCGAACACAGCGAGCGGCGAACTCTCCCAGGTGTTCAAGTCGCCGTACGGCTGGCACATCCTCGAAGTGCTCGGCCGCCGCGCCACCGATGCAAGCGAGCAATTCCGCGAGCAACAGGCACTGACCCTGCTGCGCAACCGCAAGTACGATGAGGAACTGCAGGCCTGGCTGCGCCAGATCCGCGACGAAGCCTACGTCGAGATCAAGCTCTAA
- the pdxA gene encoding 4-hydroxythreonine-4-phosphate dehydrogenase PdxA: MTAPRPFVLTPGEPAGIGPDLCLLLARKAQPQALIAIASRSLLTERAAQLGLTIELRDVGPHSWPSEPAPANSLYVWDTPLDAPVTAGQLDSRNGRYVLATLTRAGRGCLDGSFAGMITAPVHKGVINEAGIPFSGHTEFLADLTHTEQVVMMLATQGLRVALVTTHLPLKDVAAAITPERLERVTRILHNDLVSKFGIAQPRILVCGLNPHAGEGGHLGREEIEIIEPTLARLREEGIDLIGPLPADTLFTPKHLEHCDAVLAMYHDQGLPVLKYKGFGAAVNVTLGLPIVRTSVDHGTALDLAGSGKIDTGSLQVALETAYQMVGERS, translated from the coding sequence ATGACCGCTCCCCGCCCCTTCGTTCTCACGCCTGGCGAACCGGCCGGCATCGGCCCGGATCTTTGCTTGCTACTGGCGCGCAAGGCCCAGCCTCAGGCCCTGATAGCCATCGCCAGCCGCTCGTTGCTGACCGAGCGTGCCGCGCAGCTGGGGCTGACCATCGAGCTGCGGGATGTTGGCCCGCATAGCTGGCCCAGCGAGCCAGCACCCGCCAATAGCCTTTACGTCTGGGATACCCCGCTCGATGCGCCCGTGACGGCGGGCCAGCTCGATTCGCGCAATGGCCGCTACGTGCTGGCAACACTGACCCGCGCCGGCCGCGGCTGCCTGGACGGCAGTTTCGCCGGCATGATTACCGCCCCCGTGCACAAGGGCGTGATCAATGAAGCCGGCATTCCCTTCTCGGGCCACACCGAATTCCTCGCCGACCTGACCCACACCGAGCAAGTGGTGATGATGCTTGCAACGCAAGGCCTGAGGGTGGCGCTGGTGACCACACATCTGCCGCTCAAGGACGTCGCGGCGGCGATTACGCCCGAGCGGCTCGAACGGGTTACGCGGATCCTGCACAACGATCTGGTCAGCAAGTTCGGTATCGCCCAACCGCGCATTCTGGTCTGTGGACTTAACCCGCATGCCGGCGAAGGTGGACACCTGGGCCGCGAGGAGATCGAAATAATCGAGCCGACGCTAGCCAGGCTCCGCGAAGAAGGCATCGACCTGATCGGTCCGCTGCCAGCCGATACACTGTTCACACCAAAGCACCTCGAGCATTGCGACGCCGTACTAGCGATGTATCACGACCAGGGCCTGCCGGTGCTCAAGTACAAGGGCTTTGGCGCAGCCGTCAACGTCACGCTCGGCCTGCCGATCGTGCGCACCTCGGTCGACCACGGTACCGCACTGGACCTGGCCGGCAGCGGCAAGATCGACACCGGCAGCCTGCAGGTAGCACTGGAAACTGCCTATCAGATGGTCGGCGAGCGCAGCTAA
- the rsmA gene encoding 16S rRNA (adenine(1518)-N(6)/adenine(1519)-N(6))-dimethyltransferase RsmA: MSDYQHRARKRFGQNFLHDAGVIHRILRAIHAKPGERLVEIGPGQGALTEGLLDSGAHLDVVELDLDLIPILQSKFAERDSFTLHQGDALKFDFSRLSEQQNSLRIVGNLPYNISTPLIFHLLAHAHLIRDMHFMLQKEVVERLAAEPGGGDWGRLSIMVQYHCRVEHLFNVGPGAFNPAPKVDSAIVRLVPHETLPHPARDHRQLERVVREAFNQRRKTLRNTLKGLLDAEAIAAADVDGSLRPEQLDLAAFVRLSDQLTERS, translated from the coding sequence ATGTCCGATTATCAACACCGTGCGCGCAAGCGCTTTGGCCAGAACTTCCTGCACGACGCTGGCGTCATTCACCGAATCCTGCGGGCGATTCATGCCAAACCAGGCGAGCGGCTCGTCGAAATCGGGCCGGGCCAGGGCGCACTAACGGAAGGATTACTCGACAGCGGCGCGCATCTGGATGTCGTCGAGCTCGACCTGGATCTGATTCCCATCCTGCAGAGCAAGTTTGCCGAGCGGGACAGTTTCACTTTGCACCAGGGCGATGCACTGAAGTTCGATTTCAGCCGCCTCAGCGAGCAGCAGAACAGCCTGCGCATCGTCGGCAACCTGCCGTACAACATCTCCACACCGCTGATCTTCCACCTGCTCGCCCATGCACACCTCATCCGCGACATGCACTTCATGCTGCAGAAGGAAGTGGTAGAGCGCCTTGCGGCCGAGCCTGGTGGTGGTGACTGGGGACGGCTGTCGATCATGGTGCAGTACCACTGTCGCGTGGAGCACCTGTTCAACGTCGGGCCGGGCGCGTTCAACCCGGCGCCAAAAGTCGATTCGGCCATCGTCCGTCTGGTACCACACGAGACGCTGCCCCATCCCGCACGCGATCATCGCCAACTCGAGCGAGTCGTACGCGAGGCGTTCAATCAGCGGCGCAAGACGTTGCGCAACACGCTCAAGGGACTGCTAGACGCCGAAGCCATCGCAGCCGCGGACGTGGATGGCAGCCTGCGCCCCGAGCAGCTGGACCTGGCGGCCTTCGTTCGCCTTTCCGATCAACTGACAGAACGCAGCTAG
- the apaG gene encoding Co2+/Mg2+ efflux protein ApaG — MSDDNHYRIDVSVTPRYLAAQSEPEQNRYAFAYTVTIENKGEVAAQLLSRHWIITDGDGQVQEVRGAGVIGEQPLIAPGEHHVYTSGTLLATCVGSMQGSYEMLAEDGHSFDALIAPFRLAVPGALH, encoded by the coding sequence ATGTCCGACGATAACCACTACCGCATCGACGTCAGCGTCACGCCTCGCTATCTGGCTGCGCAATCAGAGCCGGAACAAAACCGCTATGCCTTTGCCTACACCGTAACTATCGAAAATAAAGGCGAGGTGGCAGCGCAGCTGCTTTCGCGGCACTGGATCATCACCGACGGCGACGGCCAAGTGCAGGAAGTGCGCGGGGCTGGCGTCATTGGCGAGCAGCCGCTGATCGCACCAGGCGAGCACCACGTCTATACCAGCGGGACACTGCTGGCGACCTGTGTCGGCAGCATGCAGGGCAGCTACGAAATGTTGGCCGAGGACGGCCACAGCTTCGATGCGCTCATTGCACCGTTCCGCCTGGCCGTACCCGGAGCATTGCATTGA
- a CDS encoding symmetrical bis(5'-nucleosyl)-tetraphosphatase yields the protein MTTYAVGDLQGCLEPLTCLLERVDFSPSRDCLWLAGDLVNRGPQSLEALRFVRDLESSAITVLGNHDLHLLATAHNIERMRKSDTLQSILDAPDRADLIDWLRRQKLIHYDAARHTAMVHAGIPPQWSLEKALKRAVEVEQALQDDALLLPFLDGMYGNQPAKWNKELHGVPRLRLITNYFTRMRFCKADGTLDLEAKEGADSAPAGYAPWFSHANRKTRNVKLIFGHWAALEGQCDEPNVFALDTGCVWGNAMTLMNLDSGEMHRCEC from the coding sequence TTGACGACCTATGCCGTCGGCGACCTGCAAGGTTGCCTCGAACCGTTGACCTGTCTGCTGGAACGCGTCGACTTCAGTCCGTCGCGCGACTGCCTATGGCTGGCGGGCGACTTGGTCAATCGCGGCCCGCAGTCGCTGGAGGCGCTACGCTTCGTGCGCGATCTCGAGTCGTCCGCGATCACGGTACTGGGCAATCACGACCTGCATCTGCTCGCGACCGCCCACAATATCGAACGCATGCGCAAATCCGACACCTTGCAGTCGATTCTCGACGCACCGGACCGGGCGGATCTGATCGACTGGTTGCGCCGGCAAAAGCTCATCCACTATGACGCGGCGCGGCACACCGCCATGGTTCATGCGGGTATTCCACCGCAATGGTCGCTGGAAAAAGCGCTCAAGCGCGCCGTGGAAGTGGAACAGGCGCTGCAGGACGATGCGCTGCTGCTGCCGTTTCTCGATGGCATGTACGGCAATCAACCGGCGAAATGGAACAAGGAGCTGCACGGTGTACCGCGGCTGCGCCTGATCACCAACTACTTCACCCGCATGCGCTTCTGCAAGGCTGACGGCACACTCGATCTGGAAGCGAAGGAAGGTGCCGACAGCGCGCCTGCCGGGTATGCGCCCTGGTTCAGCCACGCCAATCGCAAGACCCGCAACGTCAAGCTGATCTTCGGTCACTGGGCCGCTCTGGAAGGCCAGTGCGATGAACCGAACGTTTTCGCGCTCGACACAGGCTGTGTCTGGGGCAATGCCATGACGCTAATGAACCTCGACAGCGGCGAGATGCATCGCTGCGAATGCTAG
- the glpE gene encoding thiosulfate sulfurtransferase GlpE yields MTDFKRIPPEQAQTMRSAGAVVVDIRDAESYANGHVSGSLHLDNHSLPDFIAAADLDQPLIVTCYHGHSSQSAAAYLVNQGFSDVYSLDGGFELWRHTYPSDVERDEQA; encoded by the coding sequence ATGACCGACTTCAAACGCATCCCACCGGAACAGGCCCAGACCATGCGCAGTGCTGGCGCAGTGGTTGTGGATATTCGCGACGCCGAGAGCTATGCCAACGGCCACGTCAGCGGATCGCTGCATCTGGATAACCACTCGCTGCCGGACTTCATTGCCGCAGCCGATCTCGACCAGCCCTTGATCGTCACCTGCTACCACGGACACTCCAGCCAGAGCGCAGCGGCGTATCTGGTCAATCAGGGGTTCTCGGATGTCTACAGCCTCGACGGCGGCTTCGAACTTTGGCGGCACACCTATCCCAGCGACGTCGAGCGCGACGAACAAGCGTAA
- a CDS encoding PrkA family serine protein kinase, with protein sequence MSIFSHFQQRFEATRQEEYSLQEYLDLCKADPGTYASAAERLLMAIGEPELVDTSVDSRLSRIFSNKVIRRYPAFEDFHGMEECIDQIVSYFRHAAQGLEEKKQILYLLGPVGGGKSSLAEKLKQLMEHVPFYAIKGSPVFESPLGLFNPIEDAQILEEDYGIPRRYLSSIMSPWATKRLQEFGGDISKFRVVKLYPSILNQIAVAKTEPGDENNQDISSLVGKVDIRKLEEFPQNDADAYSYSGALCRANQGLMEFVEMFKAPIKVLHPLLTATQEGNYNSTEGLGAIPYSGILLAHSNESEWHTFRNNKNNEAFIDRIYIVKVPYCLRVRDEIKIYDKLLTNSSLAHAHCAPDTLKMLAQFSVLSRLKEPENSNIYSKMRVYDGENLKDTDPKAKSIQEYRDTAGVDEGMNGLSTRFAFKILSKVFNFDPHEIAANPVHLLYVLEQQIEQEQFPAEVRERYLRFIKEYLAPRYIEFIGKEIQTAYLESYSEYGQNIFDRYVLYADFWIQDQEYRDPETGEILNRVALNEELEKIEKPAGISNPKDFRNEIVNFVLRARANNNGKNPSWLSYEKLRVVIEKKMFSNTEDLLPVISFNAKASKEDQKKHSDFVVRMVERGYTEKQVRLLSEWYLRVRKSQ encoded by the coding sequence ATGAGCATTTTCAGCCACTTCCAACAACGTTTCGAAGCGACCCGCCAGGAAGAGTATTCGCTCCAGGAATACCTCGATTTGTGCAAGGCGGACCCCGGAACCTATGCCAGCGCCGCCGAGCGATTGCTGATGGCGATCGGCGAACCCGAACTGGTCGATACGTCGGTGGACTCCCGGCTGTCGCGCATCTTCTCCAACAAGGTGATCCGCCGTTATCCGGCCTTCGAGGATTTCCATGGCATGGAGGAATGCATCGACCAGATTGTTTCCTACTTCCGCCATGCCGCGCAGGGTCTGGAAGAGAAGAAGCAGATCCTCTACCTCCTCGGTCCGGTCGGTGGCGGCAAGTCTTCCCTCGCCGAAAAGCTCAAGCAGTTGATGGAGCACGTGCCGTTCTACGCCATCAAGGGCTCGCCGGTGTTCGAATCGCCCCTGGGGCTGTTCAACCCGATTGAAGATGCGCAGATCCTCGAAGAGGACTATGGCATTCCGCGCCGCTACCTGAGTTCGATCATGTCGCCGTGGGCCACAAAGCGCCTGCAGGAATTCGGCGGCGACATTTCCAAGTTCCGCGTGGTCAAGCTGTACCCGTCAATCCTCAACCAGATCGCCGTCGCCAAAACCGAACCAGGCGACGAGAACAACCAGGACATCTCCTCGCTGGTGGGCAAGGTCGATATCCGCAAACTGGAAGAATTTCCGCAGAACGACGCGGACGCCTACAGCTATTCGGGCGCGCTGTGCCGGGCGAATCAGGGCCTGATGGAATTCGTCGAGATGTTCAAGGCGCCGATCAAAGTGCTCCATCCGCTGCTGACTGCAACCCAGGAAGGCAACTACAACAGTACCGAAGGCCTCGGCGCGATTCCTTACAGCGGCATCCTGCTGGCGCACTCCAACGAATCGGAGTGGCATACCTTCCGCAACAACAAGAACAACGAAGCCTTCATCGACCGTATCTACATCGTCAAGGTGCCCTACTGCCTGCGCGTCAGGGACGAGATCAAGATCTACGACAAGCTGCTGACCAACAGCTCGTTGGCCCACGCCCATTGCGCGCCAGATACGCTGAAGATGCTCGCGCAGTTCTCCGTGCTGTCGCGCCTGAAGGAGCCGGAAAACTCCAATATCTATTCGAAGATGCGCGTGTATGACGGCGAAAACCTGAAGGACACCGATCCCAAGGCCAAGTCGATCCAGGAATACCGCGACACCGCCGGTGTCGACGAGGGCATGAACGGCCTCTCCACCCGCTTCGCCTTCAAGATCCTGTCCAAGGTGTTCAACTTCGACCCCCACGAGATCGCCGCCAACCCGGTACACCTGCTCTACGTACTGGAACAGCAGATCGAGCAGGAGCAGTTCCCGGCGGAGGTTCGCGAGCGTTACCTGCGCTTCATCAAGGAGTACCTGGCGCCGCGCTATATCGAGTTCATCGGCAAAGAGATCCAGACCGCCTACCTTGAGTCCTACAGCGAGTACGGGCAAAACATCTTCGACCGCTACGTGCTGTACGCCGACTTCTGGATTCAGGATCAGGAATACCGCGATCCGGAAACCGGCGAGATCCTCAATCGTGTGGCACTCAACGAAGAGCTGGAGAAAATCGAGAAGCCGGCCGGCATCAGCAATCCGAAGGATTTTCGCAACGAGATCGTCAACTTCGTGCTGCGCGCCCGGGCTAACAACAACGGCAAGAATCCGTCGTGGCTGTCCTACGAGAAGCTGCGCGTGGTGATCGAGAAGAAAATGTTCTCCAACACCGAGGACCTGCTGCCAGTCATCAGCTTCAACGCCAAGGCGAGCAAGGAAGACCAGAAGAAGCACAGCGACTTCGTCGTGCGCATGGTCGAGCGTGGCTACACCGAGAAGCAGGTTCGCCTCCTGTCCGAATGGTATCTGCGGGTGCGTAAATCGCAGTAA